One genomic region from Balaenoptera acutorostrata chromosome 1, mBalAcu1.1, whole genome shotgun sequence encodes:
- the SHISA4 gene encoding protein shisa-4 has protein sequence MPPAGLRGAAPLAAIALLVLGAPLALAGEDCLWYLDRNGSWHPGFNCEFFTFCCGTCYQRYCCRDLTLLITERQQKHCLAFSPKTIAGIASAVILFVAVVATTICCFLCSCCYLYRRRQQLQSPFEGQEIPMTGIPMQPVYPYPQDPKAGPAAPQPGFMYPPSGPAPQYPLYPAGPPVYNPAAPPPYMPPQPSYPGA, from the exons ATGCCGCCCGCCGGGCTCCGCGGGGCCGCGCCGCTCGCCGCGATCGCGCTCCTGGTGCTGGGGGCGCCCCTGG CGCTGGCCGGCGAGGACTGCCTGTGGTACCTGGACCGGAATGGCTCCTGGCATCCGGGCTTCAACTGCGAGTTCTTCACCTTCTGCTGCGGGACCTGCTACCAGCGGTACTGCTGCCGGGACCTGACCTTGCTCATCACCGAGAGGCAGCAGAAGCACTGCCTGGCCTTCAG TCCCAAGACCATAGCAGGCATCGCCTCTGCCGTGATCCTCTTCGTGGCCGTGGTCGCCACCACCATCTGCTGCTTCCTCTGTTCCTGCTGCTACCTGTACCGCCGGCGCCAGCAGCTGCAGAGCCCATTTGAAG GCCAGGAGATCCCAATGACAGGCATCCCAATGCAGCCGGTGTACCCGTATCCCCAGGACCCCAAAGCTGGCCCTGCAGCCCCACAGCCTGGCTTCATGTACCCACCTAGTGGTCCTGCACCCCAGTATCCACTCTACCCGGCGGGGCCCCCTGTCTACAACCCTGCAG ctccTCCCCCATATATGCCACCCCAGCCCTCCTACCCGGGAGCCTGA